A single Dechloromonas denitrificans DNA region contains:
- a CDS encoding flavodoxin — MKKIGIFFGTETGTTRLIAKKLQKMLGDEIASKPLNVNRITPEEMLQYDALILGTPSYGEGEIPGLSAGCLEPNWEEFLVKMQNPNFSGKRIAFFGLGAQERYADRFASSLRALHQVFTDFGAEIVGDWSTDGYTFQHSAAVVDGRFVGLVIDQRTQGMHTDERLATWLEQIKPLLLEKIAAAE; from the coding sequence ATGAAAAAAATCGGAATATTTTTCGGAACCGAAACCGGAACGACCCGGCTGATCGCCAAGAAGCTGCAGAAGATGCTCGGCGACGAGATCGCCAGCAAACCGCTCAACGTCAATCGCATCACCCCGGAAGAAATGCTGCAGTACGACGCCCTGATACTCGGCACGCCGAGCTATGGCGAGGGCGAGATTCCCGGGCTTAGCGCCGGCTGTCTCGAGCCCAACTGGGAAGAATTCCTGGTCAAGATGCAAAACCCGAATTTCTCCGGCAAACGCATCGCCTTCTTCGGTCTCGGCGCACAGGAACGTTACGCCGACCGCTTTGCCAGCTCGCTACGCGCGCTGCACCAGGTCTTCACGGATTTCGGCGCGGAAATCGTCGGTGACTGGAGTACCGACGGTTATACCTTCCAGCATTCTGCGGCCGTGGTCGACGGCCGCTTCGTCGGACTGGTGATCGATCAGCGGACGCAAGGCATGCATACCGACGAGCGCCTCGCTACCTGGCTGGAACAGATCAAGCCCTTGCTGCTGGAGAAGATCGCTGCGGCCGAATAG
- a CDS encoding O-methyltransferase: protein MTETLEALLHELEEYGASNDAVIAERPRRMLNITHDTGEFLSVLVRASDARRVLEIGTSNGYSTLWLAEAALAVGGSVTTVEFSDFKLQLAAKSFERSGIAHAITQIRGEAGEFLRTASESSFDIVFLDSERAEYPAWLADLKRILRAGGLLVVDNAISHATEMTSFMEQVKGDADFTTCTVPVGNGEFLATLQRSSG from the coding sequence ATGACCGAAACGCTTGAAGCCTTGCTGCATGAATTGGAAGAATACGGCGCCAGCAACGATGCCGTCATTGCCGAGCGCCCTCGCCGGATGCTCAACATTACGCACGACACCGGAGAATTCCTTTCGGTCCTGGTCCGGGCAAGCGATGCCCGGCGGGTGCTTGAAATCGGAACCTCCAACGGTTATTCCACCTTATGGCTTGCCGAGGCAGCGCTTGCGGTTGGCGGGAGCGTGACTACCGTCGAATTTTCAGATTTCAAACTGCAACTGGCCGCCAAGAGTTTCGAGCGCTCCGGCATCGCTCATGCCATCACCCAGATTCGCGGAGAGGCGGGGGAGTTTCTGCGAACCGCATCCGAATCCAGCTTCGACATCGTATTTCTGGACTCGGAACGCGCCGAATATCCAGCATGGCTGGCCGACCTAAAGCGGATTCTGCGCGCTGGCGGTTTGCTTGTGGTCGATAACGCCATTTCTCATGCGACCGAAATGACATCCTTCATGGAGCAGGTAAAAGGCGACGCTGACTTCACCACCTGCACCGTGCCGGTTGGCAACGGTGAGTTTCTTGCAACCCTTCAGAGGAGCTCCGGATAA
- a CDS encoding HD domain-containing phosphohydrolase, protein MPYKRHILIADDQPSILLVLEEMLEERFEVHAFADGKGLLDYVHQGGAVDLVLTDVVMPLVDGFEVCRQLKADEQTRDIPVLFLSSLESDTDEAFGLSLGAEDFIHKPFSLPVVLARVRNHLALADASKQLSRRNDELEQLVAERTREVVRRGEQLISAQDAIITALCSLADVRDNETGNHILRTQAYVRLLAEDLRTQPAFAPQLDEENIAMITKSAALHDVGKVAIPDAILLKPGKLDADERAIMQHHCAYGRDTIARAIGGMAADSGSYLHYAEEIAYSHHERWDGTGYPQGLQGTAIPLSARLMAIADVYDALISRRVYKPAFPHPQVVGIIAEERGKQFDPDMVDAFLRVADQFENIALSYLDTDPAGPF, encoded by the coding sequence ATGCCCTACAAGCGTCATATCCTGATCGCCGATGATCAACCCAGCATTTTGCTGGTGCTCGAAGAAATGCTCGAAGAGCGCTTCGAGGTCCATGCCTTCGCCGATGGCAAAGGCTTACTCGACTATGTCCACCAGGGCGGGGCGGTCGACCTGGTTCTGACCGATGTGGTCATGCCGCTGGTCGATGGCTTCGAGGTATGCCGCCAGCTCAAGGCGGACGAGCAGACCCGCGATATTCCCGTCCTTTTTCTTTCCAGTCTGGAGAGCGACACCGACGAAGCCTTCGGTCTTTCGCTGGGGGCGGAAGATTTTATTCATAAACCCTTTTCCTTGCCGGTCGTGCTGGCCCGGGTCCGCAATCACCTGGCCCTGGCCGACGCCAGCAAACAGCTGTCGCGGCGCAACGACGAGCTGGAACAACTGGTGGCGGAGCGGACGCGCGAGGTGGTGCGCCGGGGCGAGCAATTGATCAGCGCGCAGGACGCCATCATTACGGCGCTGTGTTCGCTGGCCGATGTGCGGGACAACGAGACGGGCAACCATATTCTCCGCACCCAGGCCTATGTCAGGTTGCTGGCGGAAGATTTGCGTACCCAGCCGGCTTTTGCGCCGCAGCTCGATGAAGAAAATATCGCCATGATCACCAAGTCGGCGGCCCTGCACGATGTCGGCAAGGTGGCGATTCCCGATGCCATTCTGCTCAAGCCGGGCAAGCTCGATGCCGACGAGCGCGCCATCATGCAACACCACTGCGCCTATGGCCGGGACACCATCGCCCGCGCGATTGGCGGGATGGCGGCGGATTCCGGCTCCTATCTGCACTACGCCGAGGAAATCGCCTACAGCCACCACGAGCGTTGGGACGGCACGGGCTATCCGCAAGGCCTGCAAGGCACGGCAATCCCGCTGTCGGCACGACTGATGGCCATCGCCGATGTTTATGATGCGCTGATTTCGCGGCGGGTGTACAAGCCGGCTTTCCCTCATCCGCAGGTCGTCGGCATCATTGCCGAGGAGCGGGGAAAGCAGTTCGATCCGGATATGGTCGATGCCTTTCTGCGCGTTGCCGATCAGTTTGAAAATATCGCACTGAGCTATCTGGATACCGACCCCGCCGGGCCTTTTTAA
- a CDS encoding sigma-54-dependent transcriptional regulator: MADFPVFLVEDDAAVRKGCEQALSIADIPVRGFADGESMLAALASASPALVVSDVRLPGRDGLTLLRELRQYDRELPVLLITGHGDVAMAVEAMREGAHDFIEKPFPSERLVAAVRSALEKRALIVENRQLKERLGHGINQIVGQSPAIQHIRRLVATLAPTGVDILINGETGSGKEVIARAIHEASGRRGPFVAINCGALPETVFESELFGHEAGAFTGAGKRRIGRIEHANGGTLFLDEIESMPLNLQVKLLRVLQERSVERLGSNTTTPVDCRLVAASKTDLKAASAAGQFRADLYYRLNVVSIDLPPLRERRDDIPLLIALFLQEAALRYQRPPATWTPADLARWTAHDWPGNVRELKNVADRWALGLPDALTSSAAPAGTGLSLAEQVDAAEKRSIENALKSCAGNVAQTAELLQTPKKTLYDKLTKHGIVAERFRA, translated from the coding sequence ATGGCTGACTTCCCGGTTTTTCTCGTCGAGGACGATGCGGCGGTGCGCAAAGGCTGCGAACAGGCGCTGTCGATCGCCGACATCCCGGTGCGCGGCTTTGCCGACGGCGAAAGCATGCTCGCCGCGCTGGCCAGCGCCAGCCCGGCACTGGTCGTCAGCGATGTCCGCCTGCCCGGCCGCGACGGCCTGACCTTGCTGCGCGAACTGCGCCAGTACGACCGCGAACTGCCGGTGCTGCTGATCACCGGCCATGGCGACGTGGCGATGGCCGTCGAGGCGATGCGCGAAGGCGCCCACGACTTCATCGAAAAGCCCTTCCCCTCCGAACGGCTGGTCGCCGCCGTGCGCAGCGCGCTGGAAAAGCGGGCGCTAATTGTCGAAAACCGCCAGCTCAAGGAACGCCTCGGCCACGGCATCAACCAGATCGTCGGCCAGTCGCCGGCCATCCAGCACATCCGCCGCCTGGTCGCCACGCTGGCGCCGACCGGCGTCGATATCCTGATCAATGGCGAAACCGGCAGCGGCAAGGAAGTCATCGCCCGCGCCATCCACGAAGCGAGCGGCCGACGCGGCCCGTTCGTCGCCATCAACTGCGGCGCGCTGCCGGAAACGGTCTTTGAAAGCGAGCTGTTCGGCCACGAAGCCGGTGCCTTCACCGGTGCCGGCAAGCGGCGCATCGGGCGCATCGAACACGCCAATGGCGGCACGCTGTTTCTCGACGAAATCGAATCGATGCCACTCAACCTGCAGGTCAAGCTGCTGCGTGTGCTGCAGGAACGCAGCGTCGAGCGCCTGGGCAGCAACACGACGACGCCCGTCGATTGCCGCCTGGTTGCCGCCAGCAAGACCGATCTCAAGGCCGCTTCGGCGGCCGGCCAGTTCCGCGCCGATCTCTATTACCGGCTCAACGTCGTCAGTATCGACCTGCCGCCACTGCGCGAACGGCGCGACGACATTCCGCTGCTGATCGCCCTGTTTCTCCAGGAAGCCGCCCTGCGCTACCAGCGCCCGCCCGCCACCTGGACGCCGGCCGACCTCGCCCGCTGGACGGCACACGACTGGCCCGGCAACGTCCGCGAACTGAAAAACGTCGCCGACCGCTGGGCGCTCGGCCTGCCCGACGCGCTGACGAGCAGCGCCGCGCCGGCGGGCACCGGCCTGTCGCTGGCCGAGCAGGTCGATGCGGCGGAAAAACGCAGCATCGAGAACGCGCTCAAAAGCTGCGCCGGCAACGTCGCCCAGACCGCCGAACTGCTGCAGACCCCGAAAAAGACGCTGTACGACAAGCTGACCAAGCACGGCATCGTCGCCGAGCGGTTTCGCGCCTGA
- a CDS encoding RNase H family protein: protein MPKRRKKKIVRIIHPSVGPLPLRLAGQFAGRLLVFSDASQKRHGGLAAVIFDDHDGEPQISTRTVPLTGSNELELQAALFALSEAGSRFPGRPLSLFSDNQDAATRLARAATLGLAQDPPLAALCAGLGIAATLAAASFRWVPGHGTCRGNILADLHAARAAA from the coding sequence ATGCCAAAAAGAAGAAAAAAGAAGATCGTCCGGATCATCCACCCATCGGTCGGCCCCTTGCCGTTGCGGCTCGCCGGGCAATTCGCCGGGCGCCTGCTGGTCTTCAGCGATGCCAGCCAGAAGCGGCACGGCGGGCTGGCGGCGGTGATCTTCGACGATCACGATGGCGAACCGCAGATCAGTACGCGGACGGTGCCGCTGACCGGCAGCAACGAGCTGGAATTGCAGGCGGCCCTGTTCGCCCTCAGCGAAGCCGGCAGTCGCTTCCCCGGCCGGCCGTTGAGCCTGTTCTCCGACAATCAGGACGCGGCGACCCGGCTCGCTCGCGCCGCCACCCTCGGCCTGGCCCAGGACCCGCCGCTGGCCGCGCTGTGTGCCGGCTTGGGCATCGCCGCCACGCTGGCCGCCGCCTCGTTCCGCTGGGTGCCCGGCCACGGCACCTGTCGCGGCAATATCCTGGCTGACCTGCATGCGGCGCGGGCTGCAGCATAG
- a CDS encoding LysR family transcriptional regulator → MPSFKQIQYFVTVADFGGFTQAAATLFIAQSALSRQISQLEEELGFILFEREPRGVRLTPAGAAYRDRVSSIPITLAAAAEEGLQLARGEAGVLRLLHSSTIPAASLMPAFTHFMAVCSKARINLDRASSEQQVSLVANGNADVGVIRLPVLRRDSRVRFIELPAERLWLALPDEHPLAQQESATVASLQQELFVSAVYHERGGLARVVTDLCLKRGFVPNKARIVSPKTSMLNLVAAKLGIAIVPERMTTLGGQGVTYIPLEDEDAKSSCALLLPLQPTLLAQAFADIMMPDGSLPLPPWAAEH, encoded by the coding sequence ATGCCTAGCTTCAAGCAAATCCAGTATTTCGTGACCGTCGCCGACTTCGGTGGCTTCACCCAAGCGGCTGCGACGCTGTTCATTGCTCAATCCGCACTGAGCAGGCAGATTTCACAACTGGAGGAAGAGCTCGGCTTTATCCTGTTTGAGCGGGAGCCGAGAGGCGTGCGACTGACCCCCGCTGGCGCAGCCTACCGGGACCGGGTCAGCTCCATCCCGATTACGCTGGCTGCAGCCGCCGAGGAAGGTCTACAATTGGCCCGCGGGGAGGCCGGTGTGCTGAGATTGCTTCACTCCAGCACAATTCCAGCCGCTAGCCTGATGCCGGCGTTCACGCATTTCATGGCTGTTTGCTCGAAGGCTCGAATCAACCTGGACCGGGCATCTTCCGAGCAGCAGGTTTCTTTGGTTGCCAATGGCAACGCCGATGTCGGCGTTATCCGGTTACCCGTGTTGCGGCGGGATTCGCGGGTTCGTTTTATCGAACTGCCGGCCGAGCGCTTGTGGTTGGCTCTGCCTGATGAGCATCCGCTGGCGCAGCAGGAAAGCGCCACCGTCGCCAGCTTGCAGCAGGAGTTGTTCGTGTCGGCGGTCTACCATGAGCGGGGCGGTTTGGCACGGGTGGTAACCGACCTCTGCTTGAAACGCGGGTTTGTTCCCAATAAGGCCCGGATAGTCTCGCCGAAGACTTCGATGTTGAATCTCGTCGCCGCCAAACTGGGGATTGCCATTGTTCCTGAACGAATGACGACACTCGGGGGCCAGGGAGTCACCTACATACCGCTAGAGGATGAAGATGCAAAATCCTCCTGCGCCTTGCTACTTCCGCTCCAGCCGACCTTGCTGGCTCAGGCATTTGCCGACATCATGATGCCGGACGGCAGTCTCCCGCTACCGCCTTGGGCGGCTGAGCACTGA
- a CDS encoding ABC transporter permease — MQKLKDFAHGALVPAILIILWEAGSRFGLFSEVLLPSPTAVAIKWWAYLLPLQPQEAGQSYLAWLFSGEMLHDAYSSLFRVIAGFIIGAGLALPLGLLMGASPRTYDLFNPLMQILRPIPPIAYIPLAILWFGLGNPPSFFLIAIGAFFPVLMNTIAGVRQVDGIYLRAARNLGVNQWTMFTRVILPAATPYILAGVRIGIGTAFIVVIVSEMIAVNDGLGFRILEAREFMWSDKIIAGMITIGLLGLLIDTAVSRLNNHLLRWHRGLEH, encoded by the coding sequence ATGCAAAAACTGAAAGACTTCGCCCACGGTGCGCTGGTGCCGGCAATCCTGATCATCCTTTGGGAAGCCGGCTCGCGCTTCGGCCTGTTTTCGGAAGTGCTGCTGCCCTCGCCGACCGCGGTCGCCATCAAATGGTGGGCCTACCTGCTGCCGCTGCAACCGCAGGAAGCCGGCCAGAGCTATCTGGCCTGGCTGTTCTCCGGCGAGATGCTGCATGACGCCTATTCCAGCCTGTTCCGCGTCATTGCCGGTTTCATCATCGGCGCCGGCCTGGCCCTGCCGCTCGGCCTGCTGATGGGCGCCAGCCCGCGCACCTACGACCTGTTCAACCCGCTGATGCAGATCCTGCGTCCGATTCCGCCGATCGCCTACATTCCGCTGGCGATCCTCTGGTTCGGTCTGGGCAATCCGCCGTCCTTCTTCCTGATCGCCATCGGCGCCTTCTTCCCGGTGCTGATGAACACCATCGCCGGCGTCCGGCAGGTGGACGGCATCTACCTGCGGGCGGCGCGCAACCTCGGCGTCAATCAATGGACGATGTTCACCCGCGTCATCCTGCCTGCCGCGACGCCCTACATCCTGGCCGGCGTGCGGATCGGCATCGGTACCGCCTTCATCGTCGTGATCGTTTCCGAGATGATCGCGGTCAATGACGGCCTCGGCTTCCGCATCCTCGAAGCGCGCGAGTTCATGTGGTCGGACAAGATCATCGCCGGCATGATCACCATCGGCCTGCTCGGCCTGCTCATCGACACCGCGGTCAGCCGCCTCAATAACCATCTGCTGCGCTGGCACCGCGGCCTGGAGCACTAA
- a CDS encoding ABC transporter ATP-binding protein, giving the protein MAQIIVNNVQKVFKTPGKDVVALKDINLEIKAGEFVCLLGPSGCGKSTLLNAVAGFALPSAGEITVEGKKISGPGPDRGMVFQEYALFPWMTVGQNIAFGLEVQKKEKAEIDLTVNQLLELLHLNDFRDRFPKDLSGGMRQRVAIARVLALDSPIMLMDEPFGALDALTRRNLQDELLRIWNKLGKTILFVTHSIEESIYLADRIVVMTYRPGTVKRDQVVDMPRPRDPSSAAFNDLKRELGRLVMEEQARHASDEMKLAAVD; this is encoded by the coding sequence ATGGCCCAAATCATCGTCAACAACGTCCAGAAAGTCTTCAAGACGCCGGGCAAGGATGTCGTCGCGCTCAAGGACATCAATCTCGAAATCAAGGCCGGCGAATTCGTCTGCCTGCTCGGCCCCTCGGGCTGCGGCAAGTCGACGCTGCTCAACGCCGTGGCCGGTTTCGCCCTGCCCTCGGCCGGCGAGATCACCGTCGAAGGCAAGAAGATCAGCGGCCCCGGCCCGGATCGCGGCATGGTTTTCCAGGAATACGCGCTGTTCCCGTGGATGACCGTCGGCCAGAACATCGCCTTCGGCCTGGAAGTGCAGAAGAAGGAGAAGGCCGAGATCGACCTCACCGTCAATCAGCTGCTCGAGCTACTGCACCTCAACGACTTCCGCGACCGCTTCCCGAAGGATCTGTCCGGCGGCATGCGCCAGCGCGTCGCCATCGCCCGCGTATTGGCACTCGACTCGCCGATCATGCTGATGGACGAGCCGTTCGGCGCCCTCGATGCGCTGACCCGGCGCAACCTGCAGGATGAATTGCTGCGCATCTGGAACAAGCTCGGCAAGACCATCCTGTTCGTCACCCACTCGATTGAAGAGTCGATCTATCTGGCCGATCGCATCGTCGTGATGACCTATCGCCCGGGGACGGTGAAGCGCGACCAGGTGGTCGACATGCCGCGGCCGCGCGACCCGTCGTCGGCCGCCTTCAATGATCTGAAGCGCGAGCTTGGCCGGCTGGTCATGGAAGAACAGGCGCGCCATGCCAGCGACGAAATGAAGCTGGCGGCAGTCGATTAG
- a CDS encoding 5-carboxymethyl-2-hydroxymuconate Delta-isomerase has product MPHLTLEYSRNLSNFNPMRALLALNTAMFDSGLFSEPDIKSRAIALETFLVGISPTPRGFAHVRIALLSGRSDEERKELADAVLAALSATIDRHNRAEIQLSVETTELDRASYAKAVING; this is encoded by the coding sequence ATGCCCCATCTGACGCTTGAATACAGCCGCAACCTGAGCAATTTCAACCCGATGCGCGCGCTGCTCGCGCTCAACACGGCGATGTTCGATTCCGGGCTGTTCAGCGAGCCGGACATCAAGAGCCGGGCCATTGCGCTGGAAACCTTCCTAGTCGGCATCAGCCCGACCCCGCGCGGCTTCGCCCACGTCCGCATCGCGCTGCTCTCCGGGCGCAGTGACGAGGAACGCAAGGAACTGGCCGATGCCGTCCTGGCCGCGCTGAGCGCCACCATCGACCGGCACAACCGGGCGGAAATCCAGCTCAGCGTCGAAACCACCGAACTCGACCGGGCCAGCTACGCCAAGGCCGTGATCAATGGCTGA
- a CDS encoding NADH:flavin oxidoreductase/NADH oxidase: MSALFSSFKLKDVTLRNRIAIPPMCQYSAVDGLTNDWHAVHYASLARGGAGLVIVEATGVAPEGRITPACLGLWNDEQAAGLAKIAAAIKAGGAVPGIQIGHAGRKASANRPWEGDDHIAEDDPRAWATLSPSAVAFGANLPKVPKEMTLDDIARIRDDFVAAACRARDAGFEWLELHFAHGYLAQSFFSVHANQRTDQYGGDFAGRSRFLLETLSAVREVWPEHLPLTARFGVIEYDGRDAETLAESIELAIAFRKAGLDMLNVSVGFSTLKAKVPWGPAFLAPIAEKVRSAAGLPVASSWCIDVPAIADRVVADQQMDLVMIGRAHLANPHWSYHAALALKEEKPSWVLPAPYAHWLERYSPS, from the coding sequence ATGTCCGCATTGTTTTCCAGCTTCAAACTCAAAGACGTTACCCTGCGCAATCGCATCGCCATTCCGCCGATGTGCCAGTACAGCGCCGTAGATGGCCTGACGAATGATTGGCACGCAGTTCATTACGCCAGTCTGGCCCGAGGTGGCGCGGGCCTGGTTATCGTCGAGGCTACCGGGGTCGCCCCGGAAGGTCGCATAACGCCGGCGTGCCTGGGTCTGTGGAACGACGAACAGGCGGCCGGGCTCGCTAAAATTGCGGCAGCAATCAAGGCCGGTGGTGCGGTGCCGGGGATTCAAATCGGTCACGCCGGCCGCAAGGCCAGCGCCAACCGTCCTTGGGAAGGCGATGACCACATTGCCGAAGACGACCCGCGTGCCTGGGCGACGCTTTCACCGTCAGCTGTCGCGTTCGGGGCGAATCTGCCGAAAGTCCCCAAGGAGATGACGCTCGATGACATCGCTCGAATTCGTGATGATTTCGTGGCGGCGGCATGCCGCGCCCGCGATGCCGGGTTTGAATGGCTGGAGCTTCATTTCGCCCATGGCTATCTGGCGCAGAGCTTCTTCTCGGTCCATGCCAATCAGCGCACCGACCAGTACGGTGGCGACTTCGCGGGGCGCAGCCGCTTCCTTCTCGAAACCCTGTCCGCGGTTCGCGAGGTTTGGCCAGAGCACTTGCCACTGACCGCCCGCTTTGGGGTGATCGAATATGACGGCCGGGATGCGGAAACGCTGGCCGAGTCGATCGAACTGGCAATCGCGTTCCGTAAAGCCGGCTTGGACATGCTCAATGTCAGCGTCGGCTTCTCGACGCTGAAAGCCAAGGTGCCCTGGGGGCCTGCTTTCCTCGCGCCAATTGCCGAGAAAGTGCGCAGTGCAGCGGGGCTGCCCGTTGCTTCCTCCTGGTGTATCGACGTGCCGGCCATCGCCGACCGCGTCGTTGCCGACCAGCAGATGGATTTGGTCATGATTGGCCGCGCTCACCTGGCAAATCCGCACTGGTCGTATCACGCGGCGCTGGCGCTCAAAGAAGAGAAACCTTCCTGGGTATTGCCGGCACCTTATGCGCACTGGTTGGAGCGTTATAGCCCAAGCTGA
- a CDS encoding sensor histidine kinase, producing the protein MPLRPFRKRHPALQIGAAACFCLLLGWLSYRALFGIYLDNERHSAAQRLDAFALSLEATLSRHESLPGLLALDPSLAAVLREPDNPQRSAAANAYLEAVQQGAAVAVTFLIDAQGNTLAASNWRLPRSFVGHNYAFRPYFRDALNNGLGRFYGVGFTTGESGYFLAAPVREHGKALGVIVVKVGLEAMEQALIGAGDTLLLADADGVVFLSSDHKLRYHTLAPLSPAAIARLTETRQYGSQNFAPLANRSIPTTPSALLHLALPGEAARDRLIHARAVGGQGWQVVQLGDPGEARAAALGAATAVAFAAAFGLGLAAHFRHRARRREELRRVYDELEARIAERTADLTEQIAALESTKAILRETRDAAVQAGKLATLGQMSAGISHELNQPLAALQTFADNASALLARGRYEEVGENLQMISDLVDRTGRIVRQLKTFARKEAPTPQAVTVASAIEHALIIVEPRRRETAARIAVAPVARNLQLIAEAGRLEQVLVNLLRNGLDAMAGQAEPLLEIDAHGMGDRVAIAVRDHGPGLPDEVRDHLFEPFYTTKPAGEGLGLGLAISLTIVESYGGTLSAHNAPDGGAVFVLTLPAAGEPDAPSDA; encoded by the coding sequence ATGCCCCTGCGCCCCTTCCGCAAACGCCACCCGGCACTGCAGATCGGCGCAGCGGCATGCTTTTGCCTGCTGCTCGGCTGGCTGAGCTACCGCGCGCTGTTCGGCATCTATCTCGACAACGAGCGACACAGCGCGGCGCAGCGTCTCGATGCCTTCGCGCTGTCGCTCGAAGCCACCCTCTCCCGGCACGAGTCGCTGCCCGGCCTGCTGGCCCTCGATCCCTCGCTGGCGGCCGTGCTGCGCGAACCGGATAACCCGCAGCGCAGCGCTGCCGCCAATGCCTATCTCGAAGCCGTGCAGCAAGGCGCGGCGGTCGCCGTCACCTTCCTGATCGACGCTCAGGGCAACACGCTGGCCGCCAGCAACTGGCGCCTGCCGCGCAGCTTCGTCGGCCACAACTACGCCTTCCGCCCGTATTTTCGCGATGCGCTGAACAATGGCCTCGGCCGTTTCTACGGCGTCGGATTCACCACCGGCGAATCCGGCTATTTCCTTGCCGCCCCGGTGCGCGAGCACGGCAAGGCGCTTGGCGTCATCGTCGTCAAGGTCGGCCTGGAGGCGATGGAACAGGCCTTGATCGGGGCGGGCGACACCCTGTTGCTGGCCGACGCCGACGGCGTGGTTTTCCTCTCCTCCGACCACAAGCTGCGCTACCACACGCTGGCGCCGCTCAGCCCGGCGGCCATTGCCCGGCTCACCGAAACGCGCCAGTACGGCAGCCAGAATTTCGCCCCGCTCGCCAACCGCAGCATCCCGACCACGCCATCCGCCCTGCTCCACCTCGCCCTGCCCGGCGAAGCGGCGCGCGACCGGCTGATCCACGCCCGGGCGGTTGGCGGCCAGGGCTGGCAAGTCGTCCAGCTCGGCGACCCCGGCGAAGCCCGCGCCGCCGCGCTCGGCGCCGCCACCGCCGTCGCCTTTGCCGCCGCCTTCGGCCTTGGCCTGGCCGCCCACTTCCGCCACCGCGCCCGCCGCCGCGAGGAATTGCGCCGGGTCTATGACGAACTCGAAGCGCGCATCGCCGAACGCACCGCCGACCTGACTGAACAGATCGCCGCGCTGGAAAGCACCAAGGCGATCCTGCGCGAAACCCGCGATGCCGCCGTGCAGGCCGGCAAGCTGGCGACGCTCGGCCAGATGTCGGCCGGCATCAGCCACGAGCTGAACCAGCCGCTGGCCGCCCTGCAAACCTTTGCCGACAACGCCAGCGCCCTGCTGGCGCGCGGCCGTTACGAAGAGGTCGGAGAAAACCTGCAGATGATCAGCGACCTGGTCGACCGCACCGGGCGCATCGTCCGCCAGTTGAAGACCTTCGCCCGCAAGGAAGCGCCGACCCCGCAGGCGGTTACCGTGGCCAGCGCCATCGAGCACGCCCTGATAATCGTCGAACCGCGCCGGCGCGAAACGGCCGCCCGCATCGCCGTCGCCCCGGTGGCCAGAAACCTGCAACTGATCGCCGAGGCCGGCCGCCTCGAACAGGTGCTGGTCAACCTGCTGCGCAACGGGCTGGATGCGATGGCCGGGCAGGCTGAACCTTTGCTGGAAATCGATGCCCATGGGATGGGCGACCGGGTCGCCATCGCCGTCCGCGACCATGGCCCCGGCCTGCCCGACGAAGTCCGCGACCACCTGTTCGAACCTTTCTACACCACCAAGCCGGCCGGCGAAGGCCTCGGTCTCGGCTTGGCCATTTCACTGACCATCGTCGAAAGTTACGGCGGCACGCTAAGCGCCCACAATGCGCCCGACGGCGGTGCCGTTTTCGTGCTGACGTTGCCTGCCGCAGGAGAACCCGATGCCCCATCTGACGCTTGA